In the Nicotiana tabacum cultivar K326 chromosome 16, ASM71507v2, whole genome shotgun sequence genome, one interval contains:
- the LOC107823598 gene encoding NEDD8-conjugating enzyme Ubc12 translates to MIKLFKVKEKQREQAENANGKPPVKKQSAGELRLHKDISELNLPKTCSISFPNGKDDLMNFEVTIRPDEGYYMGGTFTFSFSISPMYPHEAPKVKCKTKVYHPNIDLEGNVCLNILREDWKPVLNINTIIYGLYHLFTEPNHEDPLNHDAAAVLRDNPKLFESNVRRAMHGGYVGQTFFPRCM, encoded by the exons ATGATTAAGTtgtttaaagtaaaagaaaagcagAGAGAACAAGCTGAGAATGCAAATGGAAAGCCACCAGTCAAGAAACAAAGTGCAGGAGAGTTGCGTCTTCACAAAG ATATAAGTGAGCTAAATCTACCGAAAACATGTAGCATATCATTTCCCAATGGAAAAGATGACCTCATGAACTTTGAAGTCACCATTCGGCCTGATGAAGGATATTATAT GGGTGGCACATTTACGTTCTCATTCAGTATTTCTCCAATGTATCCTCATGAAGCCCCAAAGGTTAAGTGCAAGACAAAG gttTACCACCCTAATATTGACTTAGAAGGAAATGTGTGTCTCAACATTCTTCGAGAAGACTGGAAACCTGTGCTCAACATTAACACCATTATCTATGGCTTATATCATCTGTTCACG GAGCCGAATCACGAGGATCCCCTCAATCATGACGCAGCTGCTGTATTAAGAGACAACCCAAAGTTGTTCGAGTCCAACGTTAGAAGGGCAATGCATGGAGGCTATGTTGGGCAAACGTTCTTTCCTCGCTGTATGTAA